One Nitrospina watsonii DNA segment encodes these proteins:
- the ileS gene encoding isoleucine--tRNA ligase, translated as MEYKDTLNLPQTDFPMKANLVKREPEMLDAWESGDIYKQLRTHSSSRPKYVFHDGPPYANGHIHMGHALNKILKDFIVRIMTMKGFDASFVPGWDCHGLPIEHQVGKELKSKKQDLEKSEVRKLCREYAARFVDIQKEEFKRLGVFADWERPYLTMNFGYEGTIVREFLKFLEAGMVYKGLKPVHWCTHCRTALAEAEVEYADHNSPSIYVKFPVKSGWKSQIDGVDEKKASFVIWTTTPWTLPANLAVCLHPDFEYTAVEIKGEQYVVAAERLSALILEWDVTDYKVLGQCAGKDLEGVVCQHPFIDRESPVILGDHVTLEQGTGCVHTAPGHGQEDYIVGLKYGLDTYNPVDDGGVFKPEVEFFAGQFVMKANAEIIKKLEELGQLVHQSRVDHSYPHCWRCRTPIIFRATAQWFISMDDQGLRQKALAEIDKTRWVPHWGRERIHGMIENRPDWCVSRQRAWGVPITVFTCVQCEETITDKKVYEPVIALVEQQGADCWFEKDVKELMPAGTTCSCGSTEFKKEMDILDVWFDSGVSHAAVLEPDPDLHWPADLYLEGSDQHRGWFHSSLLEAVATRGAAPYKTVLTHGYVVDGKGKKMSKSAGNVIAPQKIIDQYGAEILRLWVASENYREDIRISDEILKRLTEAYRKIRNTFRFLLGNLSDFDPKTDRVPIDEMEEIDHYILYRFKKVNERIQQAFEEYEFHVFYHTFYNFCIVDLSAFYLDILKDRLYTYPKTSKGRRSGQTAMYDLLQGMAQLMAPILSFTAEEVWKYMPDEGAKTDSVHLSAFPDLSGVTFSDELAAKWERIKELKGEVSKALELQRRDKVIGHSLDATVQIAAPESMKSFLESERDALKFIFIVSQVKLVGQLDGAAYQSDVIEGLKIGVALAPGKKCERCWNYFVEAEASEDHPAICKRCAGNLESAKA; from the coding sequence ATGGAATACAAAGACACATTGAACCTGCCGCAGACGGACTTTCCGATGAAGGCCAACCTCGTTAAGAGGGAGCCGGAAATGCTGGATGCGTGGGAGTCGGGAGACATTTACAAGCAGCTGCGCACGCACTCAAGCAGCCGCCCGAAGTACGTCTTCCACGACGGCCCGCCCTACGCCAACGGCCACATCCACATGGGCCACGCCCTCAACAAGATTCTCAAGGATTTCATCGTCCGCATCATGACCATGAAAGGCTTCGATGCGTCGTTCGTGCCGGGGTGGGATTGCCACGGCCTGCCCATCGAGCACCAGGTCGGCAAGGAGTTGAAGAGCAAGAAACAGGATTTGGAGAAGTCCGAAGTGCGCAAGCTGTGCCGGGAGTACGCGGCGCGTTTCGTTGACATCCAAAAGGAAGAGTTCAAGCGGCTGGGTGTGTTCGCCGATTGGGAGAGGCCCTATCTGACCATGAACTTCGGCTACGAAGGCACCATCGTCCGCGAGTTCCTGAAATTCCTCGAAGCGGGGATGGTGTACAAAGGGCTCAAGCCCGTGCACTGGTGCACGCACTGCCGCACTGCTCTGGCCGAGGCGGAAGTGGAATACGCCGACCACAACTCGCCTTCGATCTATGTCAAGTTCCCGGTCAAGTCGGGATGGAAGAGCCAGATCGACGGCGTGGACGAAAAGAAGGCGTCGTTTGTCATCTGGACCACCACGCCGTGGACGCTGCCCGCCAACCTGGCGGTCTGCCTGCACCCGGATTTTGAGTACACCGCCGTCGAGATCAAAGGCGAGCAGTACGTGGTGGCGGCGGAGCGATTGTCGGCGTTGATCCTCGAATGGGACGTGACCGATTACAAGGTGCTCGGCCAATGCGCGGGCAAGGATCTGGAAGGTGTCGTCTGCCAGCATCCGTTCATCGACCGCGAGTCGCCGGTGATCCTGGGCGACCACGTCACGTTGGAGCAGGGCACCGGTTGCGTGCACACCGCGCCCGGTCATGGACAGGAGGATTACATCGTCGGTCTCAAGTACGGTCTGGATACCTACAACCCGGTGGACGACGGCGGCGTGTTCAAGCCAGAAGTCGAATTTTTCGCCGGTCAGTTCGTGATGAAGGCCAATGCGGAAATCATCAAGAAACTGGAAGAACTGGGTCAGCTCGTCCATCAGAGCCGTGTCGATCATTCGTATCCGCACTGCTGGCGCTGCCGCACGCCGATCATCTTCCGCGCTACGGCGCAGTGGTTCATCTCCATGGACGATCAGGGGCTTCGGCAGAAGGCGCTGGCGGAGATAGACAAGACGCGCTGGGTGCCGCACTGGGGCCGCGAGCGCATTCACGGCATGATCGAGAACCGGCCCGACTGGTGTGTGTCGCGGCAACGCGCGTGGGGCGTGCCGATCACGGTGTTCACCTGCGTGCAGTGTGAGGAGACGATCACCGACAAAAAAGTTTATGAACCCGTCATCGCGCTGGTGGAGCAGCAAGGCGCGGACTGCTGGTTCGAAAAAGATGTGAAGGAGTTGATGCCTGCGGGCACCACGTGTTCCTGCGGCTCGACGGAATTCAAAAAGGAAATGGACATCCTCGACGTGTGGTTCGATTCCGGCGTCAGTCACGCGGCGGTGCTGGAACCGGACCCGGACCTGCATTGGCCGGCGGATCTGTATCTCGAAGGCAGCGACCAGCATCGCGGCTGGTTCCACAGTTCGCTGCTGGAAGCGGTGGCGACACGCGGCGCGGCTCCTTACAAGACGGTGCTGACGCACGGCTACGTGGTGGACGGCAAGGGCAAAAAGATGTCGAAGTCGGCGGGCAACGTCATCGCGCCGCAGAAGATCATCGACCAGTACGGCGCGGAAATCCTGCGGTTGTGGGTGGCGTCGGAAAACTATCGTGAGGACATCCGCATTTCGGACGAGATTCTAAAACGCCTCACCGAGGCTTACCGGAAGATCCGCAACACGTTCCGGTTTCTGCTCGGCAACCTGAGCGACTTCGATCCGAAAACCGACCGCGTGCCGATTGACGAAATGGAAGAAATCGATCATTACATCCTCTACCGGTTCAAGAAGGTGAACGAACGCATCCAACAGGCGTTTGAGGAGTATGAGTTCCACGTGTTCTACCACACGTTTTATAATTTCTGCATTGTGGACCTGAGCGCGTTTTATCTGGATATCCTGAAAGACCGCCTCTATACCTATCCCAAGACCTCGAAGGGACGCCGCTCCGGCCAGACTGCCATGTACGATCTGTTGCAGGGCATGGCGCAACTGATGGCGCCGATCCTCAGCTTCACCGCGGAGGAGGTGTGGAAGTACATGCCCGACGAGGGCGCTAAAACGGACAGCGTGCACCTGAGTGCGTTTCCGGATTTGTCCGGCGTCACGTTTTCGGACGAGCTGGCGGCGAAGTGGGAGCGCATCAAGGAGCTGAAGGGTGAGGTCAGCAAGGCGCTTGAGTTGCAGCGCCGCGACAAAGTGATTGGGCATTCTCTGGATGCCACGGTGCAGATCGCGGCGCCGGAGTCCATGAAATCGTTTCTGGAAAGCGAACGCGATGCCCTGAAATTCATCTTCATCGTTTCGCAGGTGAAATTGGTCGGCCAGTTGGACGGGGCCGCCTACCAGAGCGACGTGATCGAAGGATTGAAGATCGGCGTGGCCTTGGCTCCGGGGAAAAAGTGTGAACGATGTTGGAACTATTTTGTCGAAGCGGAAGCGTCGGAAGACCATCCTGCCATTTGCAAACGCTGTGCGGGCAATCTGGAATCCGCCAAAGCCTGA
- the lspA gene encoding signal peptidase II, whose protein sequence is MKNKYLQLFLFSNILIILDQFTKFLVALHIPQNVSIRIIDNFFNLTHIRNPGVAFGLFADSDLEMKATLFIVFSGIAIIAILVFFHETPNSKKTALIGLILIFSGAIGNLIDRILYQEVIDFLDFHFGSYHWPAFNVADSCITIGVVFMFIDIIRDGTAPQRPQDSSSEPA, encoded by the coding sequence TTGAAGAATAAATACCTCCAGTTGTTTTTATTTTCCAATATCCTGATCATTCTCGATCAGTTCACGAAGTTTCTCGTGGCTCTTCACATTCCGCAGAACGTGTCGATCCGCATCATCGACAACTTTTTCAACCTGACTCACATCCGCAATCCCGGCGTGGCGTTCGGTTTGTTTGCCGACAGCGATCTGGAGATGAAGGCGACCTTGTTCATCGTGTTCTCCGGCATCGCCATCATCGCCATCCTCGTGTTCTTTCATGAAACGCCGAACAGCAAGAAGACGGCGCTGATTGGATTGATCCTGATTTTCAGCGGCGCCATCGGCAACCTCATCGATCGCATTCTTTATCAGGAAGTGATCGATTTCCTGGATTTCCACTTTGGCAGCTACCACTGGCCCGCTTTCAATGTGGCCGACTCCTGCATAACCATTGGCGTGGTGTTCATGTTCATTGATATAATCAGGGATGGCACCGCGCCGCAACGACCGCAAGATTCTTCTTCTGAACCCGCCTGA
- the trpS gene encoding tryptophan--tRNA ligase, whose product MSKKRILSGMQPSGLLHLGNYFGALKNWVSLQDEYECFYFIADWHSLTTLYENPGQIKQFTREVAIDWLAAGLDPEKCTLFVQSRIPEHTELHLILSMIVPVSWLERNPTYKEKQQEVKNVDMSSYGFLGYPVLQTADIVLYNAHYVPVGIDQAPHLELSREIVRRFQHFYKKKVLIEPEAKISEVPKLNGIDGRKMSKSYNNAIYLADSEKEITKKIRAMLTDPQRLRREDPGDPDVCNLYPFHKLFSSEEKQAYVNENCRTAGIGCGDCKALLAESLLAGMRPLMERRQQLAAKPKEVDEILHEGTAKARKVAQATMHKVKEAMKLI is encoded by the coding sequence ATGTCGAAAAAACGCATTTTGAGCGGCATGCAGCCTTCCGGCCTGCTCCATCTGGGCAATTACTTCGGGGCGTTGAAAAACTGGGTCTCCCTGCAGGATGAGTACGAGTGTTTTTATTTCATCGCCGACTGGCATTCGCTGACCACGCTGTACGAGAACCCCGGCCAGATCAAGCAGTTCACCCGCGAGGTGGCGATCGACTGGCTGGCGGCGGGACTCGATCCTGAAAAATGCACGCTGTTCGTGCAGTCGCGCATCCCGGAACACACCGAGCTGCACCTGATCCTGTCGATGATCGTGCCGGTGTCGTGGCTGGAGCGCAACCCGACTTATAAGGAAAAGCAGCAGGAAGTGAAGAACGTGGACATGAGTTCCTACGGTTTTCTCGGCTACCCGGTTTTGCAGACAGCGGACATCGTGCTGTACAACGCGCACTACGTGCCGGTGGGCATCGATCAGGCCCCGCATTTGGAGTTGTCGCGCGAGATCGTGCGCCGCTTCCAGCATTTTTACAAGAAGAAGGTGTTGATCGAGCCGGAGGCGAAAATCAGCGAAGTGCCGAAGCTGAACGGCATCGACGGTCGCAAGATGAGCAAGAGCTACAACAACGCCATCTACCTGGCCGACTCGGAAAAAGAGATCACGAAAAAGATCCGGGCGATGCTGACCGATCCGCAGCGCCTGCGCCGCGAGGATCCGGGCGACCCGGATGTGTGCAACCTGTATCCGTTCCACAAGCTGTTTTCGTCGGAAGAGAAGCAGGCGTATGTGAACGAAAACTGCCGGACGGCGGGCATCGGGTGTGGCGACTGCAAGGCGCTGCTGGCGGAATCGCTGCTGGCGGGCATGCGTCCGCTCATGGAGCGGCGTCAGCAGTTGGCGGCCAAGCCGAAAGAGGTCGATGAGATTCTCCATGAAGGCACAGCAAAGGCGCGCAAGGTGGCGCAGGCCACGATGCATAAAGTCAAGGAAGCGATGAAGCTGATATGA
- the lgt gene encoding prolipoprotein diacylglyceryl transferase, whose amino-acid sequence MHPILLEFGIVKIFTYGLLVATGFFVGIVLAARQGEKDGLDAQKILDLCFYLLIASILGGRLLYVVVEYRYFMSNPVEILKFWKGGLVYYGGLMGAVGAAWFFMRKFKLPFWKTADVLAPSIAIGQAIGRWGCFFAGCCYGVRTDAPWAITFTNLDSLAPLNVALHPTQIYLSLNALIIFGVLLWLQKRKQFDGQVILAYGILYSIGRFIIEFYRGDDRGYAVPEMLSTSQFIGLFILALSIVLWVRRRSGTVKPT is encoded by the coding sequence GTGCATCCCATTCTGCTTGAATTCGGTATCGTCAAAATCTTCACCTACGGACTGCTGGTGGCAACGGGATTTTTTGTCGGCATCGTGCTGGCCGCACGGCAGGGAGAAAAAGACGGGCTCGACGCCCAGAAGATTCTCGACCTCTGCTTCTACCTGCTGATCGCATCCATTCTGGGCGGCCGGCTTTTGTACGTGGTGGTGGAGTACCGTTACTTCATGTCGAATCCGGTGGAGATCCTGAAGTTCTGGAAAGGGGGCCTGGTTTATTATGGAGGGCTGATGGGCGCGGTGGGTGCGGCCTGGTTCTTCATGCGTAAATTCAAGTTGCCGTTCTGGAAAACGGCGGACGTGCTGGCCCCGTCTATCGCCATCGGCCAGGCTATCGGGCGCTGGGGCTGTTTTTTCGCGGGCTGCTGTTACGGGGTGCGGACCGATGCGCCGTGGGCGATCACCTTCACCAATCTGGACTCGCTGGCGCCGCTGAACGTGGCGCTGCACCCCACGCAGATTTACCTGTCGTTGAACGCGCTGATTATTTTCGGCGTGCTGTTGTGGTTGCAGAAGCGTAAACAATTCGACGGACAGGTGATCCTCGCCTACGGCATCCTGTACTCGATCGGCCGCTTCATCATCGAGTTTTACCGCGGCGACGATCGCGGTTATGCCGTGCCCGAAATGCTCTCGACTTCGCAGTTCATCGGCCTGTTCATCCTGGCCCTGTCGATCGTGCTGTGGGTGCGCCGCCGTTCCGGCACCGTCAAACCAACCTGA
- a CDS encoding site-2 protease family protein, producing the protein MQFYITFTVIILFSLTVHEYSHGRVAYFLGDNTAKRLGRLTFNPIKHLDIFGVLCFYFLGFGWAKPVPVNGRNFENPHRDMMYVAAAGPASNLILALIFGFLVRVTPPEQNIFLFVMLCYALYINVALAIFNLLPIFPLDGASVLKGLVSQDMAAKLAVFDRYSGFVLLGVFLLDYFAQTGIILGILRLPMGFMVEFFTQEAFPYVKQVIRFL; encoded by the coding sequence ATGCAGTTTTATATCACGTTCACCGTCATTATCCTGTTTTCGCTGACGGTGCATGAGTACTCCCACGGCCGGGTGGCCTATTTTTTAGGCGACAACACGGCGAAGCGGCTCGGCCGATTGACCTTCAACCCGATCAAGCATCTCGATATCTTCGGCGTCCTCTGCTTCTACTTCCTCGGTTTCGGCTGGGCCAAGCCGGTGCCGGTGAACGGGCGCAATTTCGAGAACCCGCACCGCGACATGATGTACGTCGCCGCGGCGGGTCCGGCTTCCAACCTGATCCTCGCCCTGATCTTCGGGTTCCTGGTGCGGGTCACGCCGCCGGAGCAGAACATCTTCCTGTTCGTCATGCTGTGCTATGCCCTGTACATCAATGTGGCGCTGGCGATCTTCAACCTGTTGCCGATCTTTCCGCTGGATGGGGCGAGCGTGCTGAAGGGGCTGGTGTCGCAGGACATGGCGGCGAAGCTGGCGGTGTTCGATCGGTACAGCGGATTCGTCCTGCTCGGCGTGTTTCTGTTGGATTATTTTGCACAGACGGGGATAATTTTGGGTATTCTTAGACTCCCCATGGGGTTTATGGTAGAGTTTTTCACTCAGGAAGCGTTTCCCTATGTAAAACAGGTCATTCGCTTTCTTTAA